DNA sequence from the Bacteroidales bacterium WCE2008 genome:
TCACCATGGTTCCGTACCGATGGCCATTGCCGGCTCCGGACTCGCCTACCGAATGGGCATGAATCCGAGATTCCTGCCTCCGATCGAGATTTACTTCCCGTCAAGGACCAGGAGATTCTCCGCATCCAACCCGGCATCGTCTCTCGAGAAAGAGAAAGTATGGCCTAACGGCATCTTCTCCGTCAGCGCCGACATCGACAACGACCTCATCCTCGTCCCTATCGAGACCATGAGATCGCTGCTCGGCTACGACGACGAAGTGTCGGCGATCGAAGTCCGGATGGTCCCGGGGACATCCCAGAAAGATACCGACAGACTCATAAAAGAGCTTTCCACCGACCTTGGAAGCAGATTCAGGGTACTCGACAGATACCGTCAGAACGAATCCCTCTACAAGATGATGCGCTACGAAAAGGCGGCAGTATTCCTGATACTGATTTTCGTGGTCATAATAATCGCTTTCAACATCTTCAGCAGCCTGTCGATGCTGATAATCGAAAAACAAGAAGACATCGGCACCCTTCGCAGCATGGGAGCCGACGACAGACTTATCCACAGGATATTCGTACTCGAAGGCTGGCTTATCTCCCTTGCAGGACTCGCCGCAGGGCTGATCCTGGGACTGGCGGCAGTATTCATACAGCAGAGATACGGCATAATAAAAATGCCGGGCAGCTTCCTTATAGAAGCCTACCCGGTAATTCTCAAACCTCTCGACGTGATTCTCAGCGTCGCAGGCGTAGCCCTGATCGGATATCTGATCGCGCTGATCCCGGCAGGGAAAGCGCGGTCTGCAGAACTTACTTAGTACTGATAAGATTGAGGAACTCGTTCCTTGTCCTTGCATCTCTGAGGAAGACCCCCGAGAACGCCGAAGTCGTAGTTATGGAATTAGACTTCTCGACTCCGCGAAGCTTCATGCACGTATGCATGGCCTCGATCACCACGGCCACTCCGAGCGGATGGAGGGACTCCTGGAGGCAGTCGCGGATCTGCACCGTAAGCCTCTCCTGTACCTGGAGCCTGCGGGCGTATGTATCCACTACCCTGGCCACCTTGCTGAGGCCGGTTATCTTGCCGTTTGGGATGTAGGCGACATGGGCCTTGCCGATGAACGGCATCATATGGTGCTCGCATGTCGAGTAGAGCTCAATATCCTTTACCAGAACCATCTGGCGGTATTCCTCGTCGAAAAGCGCGGAGGTGACAATCATCTCGCCGTTCTCGCCATAACCCTTGGTCATGTACTGAAGGGCTTTAGCGACCCTTTCCGGGGTCTTGAGAAGTCCCTCTCTCTCCGGATCCTCGCCTATCAGGCGCAGAATCTCCTTGACGTGCACCGCGATTTCCGCAGTTACGTCCTCGTCGTATCTATCTTCTCTATGATATGCCATAAAAACAATTTTTCACACTGCAAAAATAGATAAAATAAATTCATATAGGAAATTTCTTTAAAATTTACGAAATTTGTAAGAATCATATAAAACGGACGAAAATGAAAAAATCACTTGGCACCCTGTGCGTGCAAGCCGGCTACACCCCGGGAAAGGGTGAGCCACGTCAGATTCCAATTTACCAGAGTACTACTTTCAAGTACGAGACAAGCGACCAGATGGGCCGCCTCTTCGACCTTGAAGACAGCGGATATTTCTACACCCGCCTCCAGAACCCGACCAACGATCTGGTTGCGGCCAAGATAGCGGCCCTGGAAGGTGGCGTAGCTGCAATGCTTACTTCTTCAGGCCAGGCAGCCAACTTCTTCGCATGCTTCAATATCTGCGAGACCGGAGGCCAT
Encoded proteins:
- a CDS encoding GTP cyclohydrolase I; protein product: MAYHREDRYDEDVTAEIAVHVKEILRLIGEDPEREGLLKTPERVAKALQYMTKGYGENGEMIVTSALFDEEYRQMVLVKDIELYSTCEHHMMPFIGKAHVAYIPNGKITGLSKVARVVDTYARRLQVQERLTVQIRDCLQESLHPLGVAVVIEAMHTCMKLRGVEKSNSITTTSAFSGVFLRDARTRNEFLNLISTK
- a CDS encoding lipoprotein-releasing system permease protein; translated protein: MHLPLFIAGRYLFAKKSHNVINIISAISAIGMAIGTAALIIILSVYNGFDSIVKSSQSNIEPDILIKPAEGKVFLPEGETFDRLCDNPAVASVSGTLEENVYLSYSGQNGVARAKGVDSTYESVSPLAGKMTEGKFALHHGSVPMAIAGSGLAYRMGMNPRFLPPIEIYFPSRTRRFSASNPASSLEKEKVWPNGIFSVSADIDNDLILVPIETMRSLLGYDDEVSAIEVRMVPGTSQKDTDRLIKELSTDLGSRFRVLDRYRQNESLYKMMRYEKAAVFLILIFVVIIIAFNIFSSLSMLIIEKQEDIGTLRSMGADDRLIHRIFVLEGWLISLAGLAAGLILGLAAVFIQQRYGIIKMPGSFLIEAYPVILKPLDVILSVAGVALIGYLIALIPAGKARSAELT